A single region of the Triticum dicoccoides isolate Atlit2015 ecotype Zavitan chromosome 2B, WEW_v2.0, whole genome shotgun sequence genome encodes:
- the LOC119361905 gene encoding uncharacterized protein LOC119361905 gives MVSLSTWFRYAAHKFEYSISLSWKKYTVGQINSTEMTDAIWKSFFQGKLTFPQWIKGGEAMAPVVAPTGGTVLVRKLATLSPKELFVGDIVLLKDPEKSDDLIVRRLAAVQGYEMVSTDEKDEPFVLDKDECWVTADNQELKAKEARDSRLFGPVPMTDIVGRVIYSLRTAVDHGPVDNSRVAMFQDSPVLAVELDVEEMVKNNKM, from the exons aTGGTTTCGCTGTCGACTTGGTTCCGCTACGCCGCCCACAAGTTCGAGTACTCCATCTCCCTCTCCTGGAAG AAGTACACCGTCGGGCAGATCAACAGCACTGAGATGACTGATGCTATCTGGAAGAGCTTCTTCCAGGGCAAGCTCACCTTCCCGCAGTGGATCAAAGGGGGCGAAGCCATGGCCCCCGTCGTGGCTCCGACCGGAGGAACCGTTCTCGTCAGAAAGCTCGCCACTTTATCCCCAAA AGAACTCTTTGTTGGGGACATCGTCTTGTTGAAGGACCCAGAGAAATCCGATGATTTAATTGTCCGACGACTGGCTGCAGTGCAAGGCTATGAGATGGTCTCTACTGATGAGAAGGATGAGCCCTTTGTACTTGACAAGGACGAATGCTGGGTCACGGCGGATAACCAAGAACTAAAGGCAAAG GAAGCTAGGGACAGCCGCCTATTTGGGCCGGTCCCTATGACTGATATTGTTGGGAGAGTTATATACTCTTTAAGAACTGCTGTTGATCATGGCCCAGTGGACAACAG CCGTGTAGCCATGTTCCAGGATTCGCCGGTTTTGGCGGTAGAGCTCGACGTGGAAGAGATGGTGAAGAACAATAAAATGTAG
- the LOC119361908 gene encoding phosphoglycerate mutase-like protein 1, whose product MEASAAAALYPAHRCKTLYLVRHAQGFHNAAEESDVIDHTSPALLDAQLTPLGWSQVDCLRDHVTKCGLAKKIELVIVSPLMRTLQTAVGVFGGGNYTDGVSAPPLMVEGAENSGRQPISSLNCPPFLAAEACREQLSVLTSDKRSSITRYRTLFPAIDFSLIENDEDVLWGPDIVEANESVAARGMNFFDWLWTREEKEIAVVTHCGFLYHTLNMYGKECHPAVAEELGKVFANCELRSMVLVDRSKLGSDTSTYNFAGKIPAGLDMPSDVAEKKQAEGASKN is encoded by the exons ATGGAGGCCAGCGCCGCCGCAGCTCTGTATCCCGCGCACCGATGCAAAACCTTATACCTG GTGAGGCATGCGCAGGGTTTCCACAACGCGGCAGAAGAGTCGGATGTTATAGACCACACTTCACCTGCGCTGCTTGATGCCCAACTTACCCCTTTGGGCTGGAGCCAA GTTGATTGCCTGCGAGACCATGTGACAAAATGTGGACTAGCAAAAAAGATTGAGTTGGTTATCGTTTCCCCTCTAATGAG GACTCTGCAAACTGCAGTGGGGGTCTTTGGTGGTGGGAACTATACTGATGGAGTAAGCGCACCCCCATTAATGGTAGAAGGTGCAGAAAACAGTGGACGTCAGCCGATTTCAAGTTTGAACTGCCCGCCGTTTCTTGCAGCTGAGGCCTGCAGGGAGCAGTTG AGTGTTCTTACCTCTGACAAGAGGAGCAGCATAACAAGATACCGGACTCTCTTTCCTGCCATTGATTTTTCCTTG ATAGAGAATGATGAAGATGTTCTTTGGGGACCCGATATCGTAGAAGCAAATGAGTCTGTTGCTGCCAGGGGCATGAATTTCTTTGACTG GTTATGGACAAGAGAAGAGAAAGAGATAGCTGTTGTCACCCATTGTGGCTTCTTGTATCACACCCTAAACATGTATGGTAAAGAGTGTCATCCAGCCGTAGCAGAGGAACTGGGCAAGGT CTTTGCAAACTGCGAGCTCCGGTCGATGGTGTTGGTCGACAGAAG TAAGCTTGGATCGGATACCTCTACATACAATTTCGCTGGGAAGATACCGGCCGGGCTTGATATGCCCAGCGATGTCGCGGAGAAGAAGCAGGCTGAAGGAGCTAGCAAGAACTGA